The following coding sequences lie in one Chelonia mydas isolate rCheMyd1 chromosome 6, rCheMyd1.pri.v2, whole genome shotgun sequence genomic window:
- the GSTP1 gene encoding glutathione S-transferase P, translating into MPGPFTITYFPVRGRCEAMRMLLADQGQEWQEDVVTIDLWQKGELKKSCLFGQLPKFQDGDLTLYQSNAILRHLARTYGLYGKDQREAGLLDMVNDGVEDLRLKYVQLIYQNYESGKAAYVEALPGHLRPFETLLSQNRGGQAFIVGDKISFVDYNLVELVRNHLVLAPGCLASCPLLAAYVERVSARPRLHTFLQSAAHRNRPINGNGKQ; encoded by the exons GGCGCTGCGAGGCCATGCGGATGCTGCTGGCCGACCAGGGGCAGGAGTGGCAGGAGGACGTGGTGACCATTGATCTGTGGCAGAAGGGAGAGCTCAAGAAATCCTGT CTGTTTGGGCAGCTGCCCAAGTTTCAGGATGGAGACTTAACCCTGTACCAGTCCAACGCCATCCTGCGGCACCTGGCCAGGACCTATG GGCTATACGGAAAGGACCAGCGGGAGGCGGGGTTGCTGGACATGGTGAATGATGGAGTGGAAGATCTGCGCCTCAAATACGTCCAGCTCATCTACCAGAACTAC GAGAGCGGGAAGGCGGCCTATGTGGAGGCACTGCCAGGGCATCTGCGCCCCTTTGAGACCCTACTGTCCCAGAACCGCGGTGGCCAGGCCTTCATCGTTGGAGATAAG atcTCTTTTGTAGACTATAACCTGGTGGAACTGGTGCGGAACCACCTGGTGCTAGCACCTGGCTGCCTGGcctcctgccctctgctggccgctTATGTGGAGCGGGTGAGTGCCCGGCCCCGCCTGCACACCTTCCTGCAGTCGGCTGCCCACCGCAACCGGCCCATCAACGGCAACGGCAAGCAGTGA